The Streptomyces rimosus genomic interval ATCAGACCGCAGAGGTGCTGCGCACCCGGGCCGGCAGCCGGCCGGGCTCAGTCGATCGTCTTGATCACCCGGGCGGGCACTCCCGCGACCACGGTGCGGGCAGGAACATCACGAGTGACCACCGCACCGGCAGCGACCACCGCACCGGCGCCGATGGTCACTCCCTGCGTGATCACGGCAGCTGTCCCGATCCAGACGTCGTCCTCGATGACGATCGGGGCGAAGGAGAGGTACTCGCGGCGCTCGGCCAGGGGCAGTGGATGTCCTCCGGTGATGAGGCTGGCCTTCGGGGCGATCATGACGCCGTTGCCGATACGGATGCCTCCCTTGTCCATGAAGGTGCATCCCTGGTTGACGAAGACGTTCTCGCCGAACGTCGTGTTCAGCCCGTGCTCGGTG includes:
- a CDS encoding DapH/DapD/GlmU-related protein encodes the protein MYVQTPEFARHAERIAEVTDATSRLNVLPFSDSKGRAKLLSVVFGGPLPESVTIYPPFFTEHGLNTTFGENVFVNQGCTFMDKGGIRIGNGVMIAPKASLITGGHPLPLAERREYLSFAPIVIEDDVWIGTAAVITQGVTIGAGAVVAAGAVVTRDVPARTVVAGVPARVIKTID